Proteins from one Romboutsia sp. CE17 genomic window:
- the hydE gene encoding [FeFe] hydrogenase H-cluster radical SAM maturase HydE, translating into MIKVDVKAIIQKLYDTNDASREELLYLLDNMDGDSKKFLIEKAYETRYKYFKNTVFARGLIEISSYCKKDCLYCGLRRSNKNAERYRLDIDDIVECAKRGDELGYKTVVLQGGEDAFYTDEKMVEIIKAIKKELPNNALTLSIGERSYDSYKKLYEAGADRFLLRHESATKSLYESIHNTESFEERRSCLRNLKEIGFQSGAGFMVGLPNQTNEDLVNDLRFVKELEPAMCGIGPFIPHKDTPLKDCSAGTTEKTIILLAITRLLLPKVLLPATTALASIDSNGRNEGLRAGANVIMPNLSPMGVRKKYSLYNNKAFILDEDAEYRNSIEEKLKEAGFELVVSRGDNPDFA; encoded by the coding sequence GTGATAAAAGTGGATGTTAAAGCGATAATACAAAAACTATATGATACTAATGATGCATCAAGAGAAGAATTATTGTATCTATTAGATAATATGGATGGTGATAGTAAAAAATTTCTTATAGAAAAAGCTTATGAAACAAGATATAAATATTTTAAAAATACAGTATTTGCTAGAGGACTAATAGAAATTAGTAGTTACTGTAAAAAGGATTGTTTGTACTGTGGGCTTAGAAGAAGCAACAAAAATGCTGAAAGATATAGATTAGATATAGATGATATAGTAGAGTGCGCTAAAAGAGGAGACGAGCTAGGATATAAGACTGTAGTTTTACAAGGTGGAGAAGATGCTTTCTACACAGATGAAAAAATGGTTGAAATTATAAAAGCTATTAAAAAGGAACTTCCCAATAATGCACTAACTTTATCTATTGGAGAAAGAAGTTATGATTCTTATAAAAAGCTATATGAAGCTGGAGCAGATAGATTTTTACTTAGACATGAAAGTGCAACTAAGAGCTTATATGAATCTATACATAATACTGAATCATTTGAAGAGAGAAGAAGTTGTTTAAGAAATCTAAAGGAAATAGGATTCCAATCAGGGGCAGGATTTATGGTAGGATTACCTAATCAAACTAATGAAGATTTAGTAAATGATTTAAGATTTGTAAAAGAATTAGAACCGGCAATGTGTGGTATAGGCCCATTTATTCCTCATAAAGACACACCTCTTAAAGACTGTAGTGCAGGTACTACAGAAAAGACTATAATTTTACTTGCAATAACAAGACTATTACTACCAAAGGTGTTATTACCTGCAACTACAGCACTTGCAAGTATTGATAGTAATGGAAGAAATGAAGGACTAAGAGCTGGAGCAAATGTTATAATGCCAAACTTATCACCAATGGGAGTTAGAAAAAAGTACTCTTTATATAATAATAAAGCATTTATATTAGATGAAGATGCAGAGTATAGAAACAGTATAGAAGAAAAGCTAAAGGAAGCAGGCTTTGAACTAGTTGTATCAAGAGGAGATAATCCAGACTTTGCATAG